From the genome of Maridesulfovibrio ferrireducens:
AATAGTCACACCTGAGCCTAGCGAATCTTTGTATAAACCTTCAGCAAATGTTCTGGCTACTTCTGTAGCAAACGCTGTAGGAAGACGGGCTTTAGGCGTTATTCTGACAGGTATGGGGAATGACGGTCGGGATGGTATTCGGGATCTGAAAAGTAAGGGAGGAAGGGCGATAGCCCAGAGTGATTCTTCCTGTGTCGTTTACGGCATGCCTAAGGCTATTGTTGATGATGGGCTTGCCGACGAAATTGTTGATATTGATGATATGGCTGAAGCTATTATCAATAATCTTTATTTGTAATTCGAAGAGTCGGAAGTCGTGCAACCGTAAGCTGCCTTGCGGCTTTCGAAAACATGAGGAATAGGCAATGACGGACTGTGCGAAAGTTATTGAAGATCTGAAAAATGAAGACAATGAGATTGTCCGCGAAGCTGCTTTTCAAGCCGGAGAATTCGGTTGTGAGGAAGCTGTGCCTTTGCTGGCTGAGCTTTTAAAGACCAGTCATTTGGGTCTGCAGGAAGCGGCCGATCATGCACTTCGTCATATAGGTGGCAAAAAAACTGTACAGGCAGTTGTTCCTTTGCTGCGTTCCGATGACGCTCCAGTCAGAAACCTGTCTATGGATATATTACGCGAAGTAGGCGCGCAGGATTTTCCTTCGCTCGTTGCTCTGGTTCATGATGATGATCCGGATATAAGAATTTTTGCTACTGATATTTTGGGCTCTTCCGATAGTTTTATGGCTGTTGAGCCTCTTTGTGACGCCCTGCTTAAAGACCCGGAGGTCAACGTTCGTTATCAGGCTGCTGTCAGCCTCGGCGATCTTGAAAATCCGGCTGCGGCCAAGTGTCTCAACAAAGCTATGCTGGATGATGAATGGGTCCAGTATGCGGTAATCGAAGCTCTTGCCAAGATTAAGCATTCCAGTTCCGTTGACGCTTTGGTTAAAGCTTTGAACACCAGTTCTGACCTTGTTGCTTCTATGATTATTGATGCTCTGGGCGAAGTCGGTAATATTAAAGCGGTTACGATGCTTTTGCGTCACCTTGATACTTCTCCTACAGCATTACGTAATAAGATTGTTAAGGCCATTGTCGGAATTCTTGGCGGAAAATCTCTTAAACTTTTATCTGCAACTGAGCGTGAGAAGTTAAGAGAATATATGCTTATTGCACTTAAAGATGAAGATGAAGAGATTCAGGATGCTGCAATAACCGGTCTGAGCTTTGTCGGTGGTGAAAAGGCCACAGATGAGGTTCTTAAGCTGGCAAGTGAGCTTGATCCTGATCGCGATCGAGACAGGCTGTCTGAAATAATTGAGAACCTGTCTAATTTAACTATGAACCCCGCTCTGGTTAATGCTGTAAATAACGGCAATTTTAAGAAGGCTGCGATTGCTATAGATGTTTTGTCCAGACTTGAAGGAAGGGAAGTTGCTCAGGTTTTGATGGATGCTTTTGAAGGCAAGGAAAGAGATCTTAAACGCGGAATTCTGGATGCTCTGGTGAAGACTGCCGGTGAAGAGGCTAAGGACTTTTTTGTAGGAGTCCTGGAGAATGAGCAGGATGGAACCATGCTTAAGGCTGCGATCTATTTCTTAGGTCAGAAGCTTGGAGTCAAGGACGAATCCGATAAAATTTTTGCGTTGCTTAGTCATTCTTATGACGATGTTAAAGAAGCCGCTCTTGATGCTTGTGTGTCCATCGGAGGGGATGATATTAACCAGAAGTTTATTGATTTGTTTAACAGTGAAGAACCAATCGAAAGACTTATGTCCGTTTACGCGATGGGTAAGCTTGATGCTGCCGGTAATCTGGAGCTTATTCAGCAGGCCCTTGAAGATGAGTTGCCGGATATCAGAAAAATTGCCCTTGAGGCTTTGACTGACTGTGCGGCGGGTATGGATAATTTGTCTTTGGTTGTTTCCCGTTTGAATGATGAGAACAGGGATGTAAGACTTACTGTTATCGAGTTGATGGGCAAATGCTATCAACCTGAAGTTATACCTTATATAGTTCAGGCGTTGCAGGACGATGATGACTGGGTTCAGATTCGTGCTGCGGAAGCTCTAGGGAATCATCGCGAGCAAGATGCTCTGCCTCACCTTATTCCTAAACTGGACTCTCCTAATAAGCTTGTTGTTTTGAAAGTAATTGAAGCGTTGGGTGCAATAGGTGGAACTCTCGCATTTCAGGCTTTGCTTGAAGCTTCAAACGCCGGTGGTGATCCTGAAATAATGCAGGCCGCGGAAGAGGCTATTTTTAAAATTCAAGAAAAGCAAGGAGATAGAAATTAGATGTCTTCTCTGTTTTCAAAGACTATCTCACTTCGAAAAGAGTTAAAAATTTCTGATCTGGAATTTACCCAGTTAAGAGATTTTATATATGATCAGGCTGGAATTTTTATTGCAGTGAATCGTAAATATCTGCTTGAAAATCGTCTTGCCAATCGTTTGAAAGAGCTGAATTTGAAGACCTTTGGTGAGTATTATTATTTTTTACAGTATGATTCAGGGCGGAAGCTAGAACTTAATAAGCTTTTTGAAGTTATTACTACCAATGAAACTAGTTTTTACAGGAATCCTCCACAGCTGAAAGTTTTTCAGACTAAGGTTTTACCCGATGTTCTGGATAACCTTCGCAAGCTGAACAGGAAACGCCTTCGCATCTGGTCTGCCGGTTGTTCTACAGGTGAAGAGCCGTATACTCTTGCTATGATTATCAGTGAGGTTCTCGGCGCTGAACTTAAAAGTTGGAATATTAAGATTACTGCTAACGATTTGTCTGAAAGAGTGCTCAAATCTGCACGAAAGGGTGTTTATAACGAATACTCATTAAGGACGACGCCAAAGGAGATAGTCAACAAATATTTCGAAAAGAGCGACAAGGATTATAAAGTTAAGGCTGAAACGAAGCAGTTGGTTTCTTTTGGACAAATTAATCTGAGCGATAGAGTGCAGGTTAAAAGAGTCGAAAGATCTGAGATTGTTTTCTGTAGAAACGTCATAATTTACTTTGATGAACCTATGAAGAAAAAAGTTATTAATGCTTATTATGATAACTTGGTGCCCGGAGGCTTTTTGATAATAGGGCACTCAGAGTCTTTGCATAATATTACAAGGGCATTTAAGCCCGTGCATCATCCCGGTGCGATTATTTATCAGAAGTTGGAATAAATTGTCTGCATCACTAAGTACTGTTTATTGGGCGGACTTTTATGGAAAATGATATATCGGACATAGAGCTTACTGAGACTGTGAAGCATGCGAAAGTTATAGCCATTGCAAATCAAAAGGGAGGAGTCGGCAAAACAACCACAGCTTTGACACTTGGAGAAGCATTAACCCGCCTTAATAAAAAGGTGTTGGTTATAGATCTTGATCCTCATGCAAATGCTTCGGTTCATTTGTCTTTCTTTCCAGAAACAGTAACCATGACGGCTCATAATCTGTTTTTTGACGATGCGAATTATAAGACGATTTGGTTGCAAATAGTACAGAAGCGAGCCACCGTAGGATTTGATTTTGTTCCGGCCTGTATAAGGCTCTCTGAACTGGAAAATGATCTTAAGGATAGAAAGAATAAGGGGATGGTTTTATCTAATGCTCTTAGCGGGATAACCGATCAGTATGATTATGTACTGATTGATTGTCCTCCCCATGTCGGGGTGCTTCTGGTTAACGCTATTGTTGCATCGGATCTGGTCCTTATTCCGATTCAGACCGATTTTCTGGCTCTTTACGGGATAAGATTGCTGTTTGATACAATTAAGGTGCTGAATAAAGTGCTACCGAGTCCTGTCAAGTTCAAGGCTTTGCCTACAATGTATGACGGAAGGGCCGGAGCTTGCCGAAAAATTTTGAATCTTATCAGGCGAAAGCTGCAAGATAGGGTTTTTAGCACAGTGGTGCACATGGATACGAAATTTAGAGAGGCATGCGCCAGCGGGAAGGTCATCTATGCTATTGATGAGAAATCCCGAGGTGCTTTGGAATACATGCAACTGGCGAGAGAGATAATTAGAAATGAAGACGCCTGAAGAATATTTCGTAGAAAATGTAAATCTACCCGGTGAAGAAAAGCAGCAGGATAGCTATACTGATGCCGAATCTGCTTTCATGGATAAGTATCTTGGTCTTGGGAACCGTGAGGTTCTCGATGAACTGAAAAGAGTTGATCCTCGGAGAGATTCAAGTCTTCCCGGATTTATGCCCGCTCCTGAAATTAACGATTTCGGTGGGGAAGGGAGTGCTGAAGGTTTTGAAGAAAGTTTAAAAGAAACTGAAGAAGTCCAGCTAGTTAGTTTTGTTGTAGGCGAAAGAGAATACGCTTTACCTATAGTTGTGATTCAGGAAGTTGTTAAAAAAATTCCTATAACGCTTCTTCCTTCAGCTCCGAGTTATATGCAGGGAATTATTAATCTCAGGGGAAGAGTTACTCCTGTTTTGGATTTAAGAAATCTTCTGCATAAAGGCGTAGGCGTCTCTGATAAGTTCGTAGTTGTGTGCCGGCATAAAGGTCTTCAACTGGGTTTAGCCATTAGTGCCGTTAAGACAATGTATCGCGCGGAGAAACATCAACTTGTCTGGGGAGTGGAATCAGAGATTGGAGTAAGTGCTGAATTTCTGCTTGGACTTTACAAATCCGGAGACAAATTGGTCAGTATTCTTTCTGTCGATCGGCTTGTAGAACAAATTTTAAAGAGTGAAGGTGAAGGACATGCCTAAACATATTCTGATAGTGGACGATTCAAAGACTGTAAGGAATCTCGTGGCCTTCATTATGAAGAAGGAAGGTTTTAAGGTCAGCACTGCCGAAGATGGTTTGGACGGGCTTGAAAAACTTTACAGCCTTGAAAAAGTTGATCTCATTATTTCTGATGTTAATATGCCCAGAATGGATGGTTTCACTTATATTAAGACCGTTCGCGAGCAAGAAGCATATAAGGACATTCCTATTATTGTGCTTTCTACTGAAGGTCAGGAGAAGGATATTCAGACTGGATTAAATTTGGGAGCTAATTTATATATGGTTAAGCCAGCGCAACCCGAAAAAATGGTCAAGAATATTAAAATGTTATTAGGTTAGTGATTAGAATTTATTATTTCTTTTTTTAAGTTATTAGGTGATAAGAATGGTAATATTCGTGATCGGTCGCAGACGAACTTTTAATACAGGGGGCTCTAAATGAGCCAAGATTTCTTGGATCCTGAAATTTTTGCTGATTTCATTATTGAAGCAAAAGAACATCTCGAGACAATCGAGCCCAATTTGCTTGAGCTTGAAAATAATCCTGAAAATCTTGATATTCTTAATGAAATATTCAGACCTATGCACTCTCTCAAGGGAGCGTCAGGTTTTCTTGGGCTGAATATTATTAACGGGCTTGCTCATAGAGCAGAGAACGTTCTTGACGAACTCAGAAAAGGCGAAATTTCTGTTACTTCTGAGATTATGGATGTAATCCTAGCAGCTACTGACTCGTTACGGCAGCTTATTGATAACCTCAATGAACAAGGAACTGAAGGTGAGGTTGATACTTCAATTGTTATTGAACGTATCGAAGCAATTATGGCAGGTGAAACTCTTGCTGTAGTAGAGCCTGAGCCTGAGATTGAGCCAGAGCTGGAAATCGAAGAAAGTGAACCTGTTTTAGAATTGGAAGATGATTACGAAGAACCAGAATTGCCGGAGGTCGAAATGGTGCAGGAGCCTGCTATTCCCGAATCTTCTGACCGTAAGCAATCGTATCAATTTGTTGCTATAGTCAATCCAGATGAAGAACCATACAATCTTACTACTGTAGGAGATGGACATCTGGCTGATTTCCTTGAAGAAGCTCACGAAATAATTGAAAATCTCACAAGAGGTCTTCTTGAGCTTGAACAGGATCCCGAAGGCAATGATGATCTTATAAACGATATTTTTAGATATTTTCACAACCTGAAAGGAAACAGTGGGATTATCGGATTTCGTGAGCTTAATTCGTTAACTCATGAAGCTGAAACTTTACTTAATAAAGTTCGTAAAGGTGAGGTTAATGCTACTCACTATATGATCGATCTACTTCTTGCTGTTGTGGATGGCATTGAGTCGTTGATTGCTCATGTGACTCCTTCTACCGGAGAAGTTCAGCCGTTGGATATAGCTCAGCTTGTCGACCCTCTTCAGAATGCGGTTGAAAGCGGAGAAGTGCTTCCGGTTGAAAGAGCTGATTCTGAAGTTGAAGAAGCTTCGGGATTAGGGGCTGAGTCGAAATCTGATCAGGAACTGGAACCGGATCTGGCTCTTGAACCTGAAGCAGTAGAAGACGGTCTCGATCCTGAAGATATTTCAATTTTTGAGCAGACTGTTCATCAACAGCTGGATAATATTTCACTTGCTCTGACCACTTTAGGCGAGGATTCCGGCCTGAAGGACTATATTGATGCTCTTTTCCGTAGTCTTGTTTCAATACAAAATTCTGCCGGATATATGGGCTTTGATAATCTTAAAGAGTATGCCGAACGTACTGCCGGACTTGTAGATCAAGCCCGCTCAACTGATATGGATTTTGGTTTGATGCTGGACCTTTTGCAGCAGGAATGCGGAATTATCGAAGAGATGATTTTTGCAGCTGTGGCTGAACTTAAGGGAGAAGAAGATTCTTCCGAGTCAGCAACTAAACCTGAAGTTAAGCCAGAGTCTAAACCTGAGCCAAAAGCTAAGCCTGAGCCAAAAGCTAAACCTGAGCCAAAAGTTGAGCCTGAGCCAAAAGCTGAGCCTAAGCCAAAAGCTAAGCCTGAGCCAAAAGCTGAGCCTAAGCCAAAAACTGAGCCTAAGCCAAAAGCTAAGTCCGAGTCTAAGCCTGTAGCCAAGCCAGCACCAAAGCCTAAGTCGGCGCCAGTGGCTCCTTCTGCTGTGGGAGTTCCGGCTCAAAAAACGACTAAGCCGAAAGCTATGACTACTATTCGAGTTGACCATCAGAAGCTCGATCATTTGATGAATCTGATTGGTGAGCTTATTATCAGTCGCGGTCGATATACGATGCTCGCCCGAGGTCTTGAAGAGGGGCATCTGGAAGTTCCTATAGTCGCTCAGCAGTTAACGGAAACAACGTATGCACTGTCCAGAATTTCTGATGACCTTCAAGATACTATCATGAAGGTTCGCATGGTGGCCGTGCAGACTGTATTTTCAAGATTTCCACGATTGGTTCGTGACCTCAGCCGTAAGAGTAATAAGCGTGTTGAGCTGATCACTGAAGGTGAAGAGACTGAACTTGATAAGAGTGTTGTCGAGGAAATCGGCGATCCTTTGGTTCATTTAATTCGAAATTCGGTTGACCATGGCCTTGAGCCGGAAGAAGAGCGTATTGCCAGCGGAAAGACTCCTGAAGGTCATGTATGGCTGCGCGCGTACCATAAAGGTAACTCTGTCGCTATCGAGGTCGAGGATGACGGGCGCGGAATTGATCCTGAAAAAATGCGTAATGTCGCGATTAAGAAGGGTGTTATTTCTGCTGAAGAAGCACGAAACCTTGATGATCGCGAAGCAATTGAATTAATCTTTGCCCCTGGATTCTCTTCTGCGGAAAAGGTTACTGACATTTCAGGTCGAGGCGTTGGAATGGATGTTGTTAAGAATAATATCAAAGACCTTAAAGGTACTGTTCAGATTTCTTCGGAAGTCGGGAAAGGGTCTAAGTTTACTCTTACCCTGCCTTTGACCCTAGCTATTATTGATGCCTTGATGGTTCAGGTTAACGGTGCAAATTATGCGATTCCACTTGATGCCGTTTCTGAAACAACTAAGATTGAAGCTGAAAGGCTGACTGAAGTTAATAACCGTAAGGTTGTCACTCTGCGAGGAGAAGTTTTAGGTATTGCGGAACTCGCAGAACTTCTTGATCAACCCGTAAGTGATCCTGACAGAGAAGTGCTCCCTGTTGTTATTATTCATGACAATGTACGCAGGCTTGGTCTCGTAGTAGATAGACTGCTTGAACGGCAGGAAATCGTGATTAAACCTCTGGGCCGCTTTCTAAGCCGATTTAATCTTAGAGGTGTGTCAGGAGCAACTATCATGGGGGACGGAAGCGTAGTGCTTATCCTTGATCCTCATGAGATATACAGCATGGCAACTGTCAAAGGGTCTTTGCAATAAAATTAAGTTAAGTAATACAAAATAAAACTCCCGGTGAAAGAATTCTTTCACCGGGAGTTTTTTTGTTCAATTGAATATTTTTTTGAGATTGGAACAGAACATAAAAAAAGGTTCATCCAGTAAAACCGGATGAACCTTAATAATTCTTATTTTATATCTGTTTACATTGTCAGATAAAGATTCATGGCTCCGGCCATGACCGTTGCGTGAGCTATTATTGTAAAAAACGGTGCAAGAGTAAGTCCTATTTTATGACGCATCGGGGTAGCACTTTTCCATGTGACTATCCATATTGCACAACATAAAAGGGTAAGAACGGCTGATAATCCGAAACAAATAGCGGTAGTATTGTTTGCTAAGAGGAGTTCTTTTGTCGGTCCGCATAGGTAAATAATAATGAATGTGACGGCTGCGAGTTGCGCAAGAGTTGGGATCAAAGCCCATTTAGAAATGACGGGTAGAGAGAATTTATAGTAGTCTCGCCCGAAGTCGTCTTTATTGCGGCGTAGAACCAGATAAAGTCCGCCTATGGTTGCCGCGAAAGATAAGGACATGATTAAATACAGTCCGGCCAAATAAAGCCCGGCAAGACCGGGGAGGACTAAAAAGTGATTAATAAAAGGAAGGGTCGGAACGGTTGGGACAGGGGCTGCGGCCTGCTGCATGAAAAATACTTTCATGGTCATGGTCACTACATGGACAGTGGAAATTCCGCCGAGCGCGGCACATGTACCGAGCAGTATATGGGCAGGTTTGTTTTTTTTCATGGATTTCCATAACAATGTATATGGAAGAAGCATTGCCAGAGTAAAACCTACCGTTATATATACCATTATGAATGGTGATGACGGATTTATAAACCAGTCTGTAAGCCAGTCAAATTGACGGGTAAAGTAAGTTGCCGCTCCAGCTGCACAACCTAGAAAAAGTACGTACATAATCAGAGACATGGATGCTATCTGCTTAGCTAATTTGTCGTAAAAAATTTTATTTCTAGCTTTTGCAGTGATCTCTAAAATGACAGCCAGAATCGGTGCTCCGATGGCTGAAAGAGCTATAAAGTCCCCTAAAGCTTTGGGCAACAACTGGGATGTAAGTCTTAATGGTTCCATGAGAGTGTTCATATTTTCTTTATCCTTCAAAAAAATTGATGTCGTGTAACAGATAAATTCTTTTTTATGAAAAGCAAGCCCTAGAAAAAAAGTATAAAATCTTTTCTAAAAAGTTTATTGGTTATTAAATTTGAAAAAAATGTTAAATAAGAAGTAGATAAAACTTTTTATTTTAAAATAAAGTAGGTATTCATCAAATTTTATGACAATCGGCTTACCTTTTTTGTGAACTTTTGCCTTAAAAACTGGTCGGAAGCAAGGGTAAGAGTGCGGCCTTTCTGTAAAATCGGCGATCAGCTTGCCAAATTGCTGTAAGTCGCCTATTTTGAATCAGTTGAAATTTGAATTGAATATTCCTGTTTGCGAGCTTTATAATTATACGATCTGTTTGCGTTGTTTTTAAAATTCATCTGGAGAGACATTTGATGAAGTATTTCCATATTCTTGCAATATTTATATTGTCATTATCTATCAGTGGTTGTTTTGCTGCAAAACAGCCGGAGCAACCCGCTTGGGGTGCAAGTGAAGAATGGCGGTTAAAAAGTCTTGAAGAGAATTTTTTGAATTTTAAAGAAGGGTTACGCGAACAGAAGGATCATATAGATAAAAATCATGCTGAAACAATGACTGCGGTTGAAAAAATTCAGGAACGGCTTGGAGAGCTTGATAGCTCTATTGCTGAATTGAAAGAGGCTCAACTGCAAATGTCTGCTATGAAGGCAGAGCAGGCTCTTGTCCCTGTTCCTGTTGCGGTCGAAGAAGAAGTTGTTGTTGTCGGTGGCAGTGAAAGCAGTGAAGAAAAGCCTTGGATGAATGTTCCTGGTGAAAATGCAGAACATACGCAGACTCAGGGTGTGGCTTCATCCAGTAACGGGGCAGACCTTTATCAGGAGGGAGTTCGTCTTGTTATGAATGATAAGCCTCTGGAAGCTCGTGCCAAGCTTACTGAATTTTTAAAAAACAATTCTTCCGGCAAGCTCGCTCCTAATGCACTCTATTGGATAGGCGAAACTTATTATTCTGAAAAAAGTTTTGCTCAGTCTATTTTAAAATTTAAAGAAGTCAGCAGACGTTTTCCTAAAGCAAATAAAGTTCCTGATGCAATGCTGAAAATAGGTCTTGCTTACGATAAACTCGGTGATAAAGAAAATGCTGTTTTTTACCTGCGAACACTTGTTGATGAATATCCAAAATCCGATCCTGCTAAAATCGGTAACCGCAGACTCAATGAAATTGAGGGCTAATTGGCTAGCGGTGGCTCGCAGTTGAATATTAAAGAAGAATATTTTGCATGTCTTGCTTTACGGCATACTCCAGGACTGGGGCCTAAGTCATGGTCGCGCATTTTAAAGTCTTATCCCTCTGCTTACAGTGCATTAAAGGATGCCGCGAATTGGGCTGATTTAAATCTTTGCTCTGAAAATGTAGCCGATGCTGCTCATGCGGAAGTTTGGCGAAGCACTGCGGAAAAAGAATTTAAAGAGGTTATGCGGCTCAGCTTCGGAATCCTTCCATGGACTCATCCCGGATTTCCTTCTTCGTTAAAAGAAATTTCGGACCCTCCAACTTATCTGTATTATTATGGAGATCCATCTCTTCTTGCAAATCCGGGGGTTGCCATCGTCGGTTCCCGTAATAGCAGTCGATTGGGGCTGGAATATGCTCAAAAGATTTCAGGAGAGCTTTCTGCCGTCGGTATTACCGTCATCTCGGGCTTTGCCCGGGGGATAGATGCTTGCGCGCATCAAGAAGCTTTGAAAGGGATCGGTTCATCCATTGCTGTTTTAGGTACGGGGCTTGATATTGATGATTATCCGCAAAACAGCGCTAGTTTGAGGCGCAATCTTATTGAAAACGGTTTGATCGTATCTGAATTTTCACCGGGAACTCGTCCTTATAGTGGCAACTTTCCGTTTCGAAATCGTATTATAAGCGGGCTGAGTGCGGGGGTGCTTGTGGCTGAAGCTGATATTAAAAGCGGCAGTCTGATAACTGCAAGGCTCGCCGCTGAACAGGGGCGTGAAGTTATGGCTCTGCCGGGCCCTTTGGGTAGTAAAAATTATTCAGGGTGTCTTAAGCTTATAAAAGAAGGCGCAGCTCTTGTTGAAACTGTGGATGATGTTTTAATAACCATCGGGCATTCATTGGAAGCGAATTCTAAAAAAGAGTTTGTGCCTGTTTCTGAAATAAAAACTCCCCGTGCGGTCCACAGTTTTAATAAAAATACGAGTCAGGAAAATAATTCCGTAAAGCAATCTGAAAGTGTTAAGTTTGTTTTGGATATTGACGCACTGGACCCTCATGAACAGGAGATTGCGCGCACGCTTGATAGAGAAGGAAAACTTCATATTGACGAAGTCGCGCGTAAATCAGGCGTTGATGTAGCCTTAACAGGAGCGGTTTTACTTGGTATGGAAGTGAAGGGAATCGTTGTGCACTTTCCCGGCATGTACTATGATATAAAGCGTTGCTAAGGGCGGTCCGATATTTTGATATGACGGCTTAGCCTGCATTTTATTTGTTTTAATATGATTAGGAGATGTTCGACTGATGCAGAAAATTCCAGTGAAACTTGCGGAGCCGGGGATGAAACTGGCAAAACCCGTTGCTCGTGATAACGGGATGGTAGTACTTGCTGAAGGGCTTGAGCTTTCTGAAGGCATCATTAGCAGGCTTGTTAGTATGAATGTCGAGCGTATTGTTGTGCAGGGAAATCCTCTTGATCTCGGCGACGGAAGTGATTCTTCATGGGGAAAAAAATCTGAGCGTCTTGATCATCTTTTTAGAAGATATACTAATGATAAATGGATGTTTCGCGTAAAAGGCTTTTTCAGAGAATATTTCAATCTCAAGGCAGCCGCGCAAAAGGCTGAAGCTGAAGCTTATAAATTAGCCGAAGAACAGGCTGCGGCCTCCGCTCTTGAAGCTGACGAAGCTGAAAAAGTGGACGAAAGGGGAGAGGATTTTTAAATATGTCTGATCAGGATCTTAAAACAAGCGTAAAAGGACAGATTCTTTCCACTTCTGACCTGCCTACTCTACCCAGTGTTCTCGATGAAGTTACAAAACTTGTGGATGACCCGAATTCTTCCACAGAGCAGGTTGCCAAGGTTATTTCACAGGATCAGGTCTTATCTGCTAAAGTTTTGAAAATGGTTAACTCTCCTATTTACGGATTCCCCGGTCGTATTACAACAATTCAGCATGCTCTTGTTCTGCTTGGTTTGAATGTCATAAAAGGTATTATTATTTCAACTTCGGTTTTTGATATGATCCAGAAGGCCATGTCCGGTCTTTGGGAACATAGCCTTGGATGTGCCTTAGCTAGTGGTGCGATTGCAAAAGCTGCCGGTTTTGAAGATCCTGAAGAGTTCACTGTTGCAGGTCTGCTGCACGATTTAGGAAAAGTTGTAACCGCAGTTCAATTACCTGAACTTAATGAAGCAATCTGCATGACTGTGCGGGAAAAAAATCTTTGCTATTATGATGCAGAAAAAGTTGTGCTTGGTTTCGGGCATGACCGAATTAACGCATGGCTTGCGCGGCATTGGAATCTTCCTCCGAACGTCAGAGAGGCTATGACTTATCATCATCACCCTGACAGAGCTCAATTTTATCAGCAGACAGCAGCGGTTGTTCATGTCGGGGATTTTCTGGTTCGCCTTTTTGAATATGGTAACGGAGGAGATGATCAAATCTCTTACTTTAAACCGGCTGCCATGAAAATTTTGAAGCTTAAAATGAAAGATCTTGAACCTGTAATGGATGAGCTTTCAGAACAATTTGTGGAAATTTCAGGGCTTACATTCTAAAGTGAATAATTTTTCTAGTTTGATTCTCTATTTTCGTGATTTTAGATAATAAATTCTTGTTTTTGTGTATCGTTATGCAGTTGTGCTTTGACGAAGCGCATCAGTGGTGCTAATCGTAACTTCATGGACAAGAATAATAATCACGGTCTGTTGGGCCTGACTAAACATAAATGTATCCTGATTTCATCGGATAATAAGTTTAAAGAGTTGCTCAGAGACATCTGGTCCGAAGAAACTCTCGAGTTTATCTGCTATAGTCAGGCTCGGGGAGCCATTGAAGATATTTTCAATAACCCGCCTGATTTACTTATAGTTGATAACAGAGTCACCGATATTTCCGCATCAGAAGTTGCGCGACTTGTTAAAAGCGAAAATGTTTACCGGCAACTTCCTGTCATTATATGCCTTGATGAAAAGGACCTCTCAACCCCTTGGGACTGGAATGAAATCGAAGTTGATGATTTTATTGTACGTCCTTTCTTTAGACCCATTGTGCGGGAAAGAGTAAATTTAACTCTTTGCCGGGCCGTGCGTGCGCTGGATGCAAATCCGCTTTCTAAACTTCCCGGCAACACTTCTATTATTAATAAAATTCAGACTCTTATAGATAAAAACCAAGATT
Proteins encoded in this window:
- a CDS encoding HDOD domain-containing protein, whose translation is MSDQDLKTSVKGQILSTSDLPTLPSVLDEVTKLVDDPNSSTEQVAKVISQDQVLSAKVLKMVNSPIYGFPGRITTIQHALVLLGLNVIKGIIISTSVFDMIQKAMSGLWEHSLGCALASGAIAKAAGFEDPEEFTVAGLLHDLGKVVTAVQLPELNEAICMTVREKNLCYYDAEKVVLGFGHDRINAWLARHWNLPPNVREAMTYHHHPDRAQFYQQTAAVVHVGDFLVRLFEYGNGGDDQISYFKPAAMKILKLKMKDLEPVMDELSEQFVEISGLTF
- a CDS encoding chemotaxis protein CheA, whose product is MSQDFLDPEIFADFIIEAKEHLETIEPNLLELENNPENLDILNEIFRPMHSLKGASGFLGLNIINGLAHRAENVLDELRKGEISVTSEIMDVILAATDSLRQLIDNLNEQGTEGEVDTSIVIERIEAIMAGETLAVVEPEPEIEPELEIEESEPVLELEDDYEEPELPEVEMVQEPAIPESSDRKQSYQFVAIVNPDEEPYNLTTVGDGHLADFLEEAHEIIENLTRGLLELEQDPEGNDDLINDIFRYFHNLKGNSGIIGFRELNSLTHEAETLLNKVRKGEVNATHYMIDLLLAVVDGIESLIAHVTPSTGEVQPLDIAQLVDPLQNAVESGEVLPVERADSEVEEASGLGAESKSDQELEPDLALEPEAVEDGLDPEDISIFEQTVHQQLDNISLALTTLGEDSGLKDYIDALFRSLVSIQNSAGYMGFDNLKEYAERTAGLVDQARSTDMDFGLMLDLLQQECGIIEEMIFAAVAELKGEEDSSESATKPEVKPESKPEPKAKPEPKAKPEPKVEPEPKAEPKPKAKPEPKAEPKPKTEPKPKAKSESKPVAKPAPKPKSAPVAPSAVGVPAQKTTKPKAMTTIRVDHQKLDHLMNLIGELIISRGRYTMLARGLEEGHLEVPIVAQQLTETTYALSRISDDLQDTIMKVRMVAVQTVFSRFPRLVRDLSRKSNKRVELITEGEETELDKSVVEEIGDPLVHLIRNSVDHGLEPEEERIASGKTPEGHVWLRAYHKGNSVAIEVEDDGRGIDPEKMRNVAIKKGVISAEEARNLDDREAIELIFAPGFSSAEKVTDISGRGVGMDVVKNNIKDLKGTVQISSEVGKGSKFTLTLPLTLAIIDALMVQVNGANYAIPLDAVSETTKIEAERLTEVNNRKVVTLRGEVLGIAELAELLDQPVSDPDREVLPVVIIHDNVRRLGLVVDRLLERQEIVIKPLGRFLSRFNLRGVSGATIMGDGSVVLILDPHEIYSMATVKGSLQ
- the ybgF gene encoding tol-pal system protein YbgF; the protein is MKYFHILAIFILSLSISGCFAAKQPEQPAWGASEEWRLKSLEENFLNFKEGLREQKDHIDKNHAETMTAVEKIQERLGELDSSIAELKEAQLQMSAMKAEQALVPVPVAVEEEVVVVGGSESSEEKPWMNVPGENAEHTQTQGVASSSNGADLYQEGVRLVMNDKPLEARAKLTEFLKNNSSGKLAPNALYWIGETYYSEKSFAQSILKFKEVSRRFPKANKVPDAMLKIGLAYDKLGDKENAVFYLRTLVDEYPKSDPAKIGNRRLNEIEG
- the dprA gene encoding DNA-processing protein DprA: MNIKEEYFACLALRHTPGLGPKSWSRILKSYPSAYSALKDAANWADLNLCSENVADAAHAEVWRSTAEKEFKEVMRLSFGILPWTHPGFPSSLKEISDPPTYLYYYGDPSLLANPGVAIVGSRNSSRLGLEYAQKISGELSAVGITVISGFARGIDACAHQEALKGIGSSIAVLGTGLDIDDYPQNSASLRRNLIENGLIVSEFSPGTRPYSGNFPFRNRIISGLSAGVLVAEADIKSGSLITARLAAEQGREVMALPGPLGSKNYSGCLKLIKEGAALVETVDDVLITIGHSLEANSKKEFVPVSEIKTPRAVHSFNKNTSQENNSVKQSESVKFVLDIDALDPHEQEIARTLDREGKLHIDEVARKSGVDVALTGAVLLGMEVKGIVVHFPGMYYDIKRC